From Akkermansiaceae bacterium, one genomic window encodes:
- a CDS encoding periplasmic heavy metal sensor yields MKRGLTVALAIMLVGLLGFGISRSRKEYRMSGILVDTLPELVWLKSELSLTDEQLRRATDLHRAYRPKCEEMCHKLSAAHETVERLSRGGVGMTGELKAAIEEHAAVHAECQEAMLEHLYETAGLFGPEKAREYLNIMIPHALDSAHGVSDVDEGH; encoded by the coding sequence ATGAAGCGCGGATTGACCGTCGCATTGGCGATCATGTTGGTCGGCCTGCTAGGGTTCGGGATTTCCCGTTCCAGAAAAGAGTACCGGATGAGCGGGATCCTCGTCGACACACTGCCGGAGTTGGTCTGGTTGAAATCAGAGTTGTCCCTGACGGATGAACAACTGAGGCGGGCGACCGACCTTCACCGGGCCTATCGCCCCAAATGCGAGGAGATGTGCCATAAGCTTTCCGCGGCTCATGAAACGGTGGAGCGATTGTCACGCGGAGGCGTCGGGATGACTGGAGAACTCAAGGCGGCCATTGAAGAACATGCCGCGGTACATGCGGAATGTCAGGAGGCCATGCTGGAGCATCTTTATGAGACGGCCGGTCTTTTCGGTCCTGAAAAAGCCCGGGAATATCTCAATATCATGATTCCGCATGCACTGGATTCCGCCCATGGGGTTTCGGATGTGGACGAAGGGCACTGA
- a CDS encoding copper-translocating P-type ATPase, with amino-acid sequence MALEPKVLADTDDEEINSEADKLLRKLWISALLAIPIFLLAMGEMLFPGKLPVSATASAWIQFLLSSVVVIWTGGFIFAKAWRSLLHRSLNMFTLIALGVGSAWLYSTIAILFPHLFPHSLRHGGTVAVYFEAAAVITSLVILGQWLEARARSKTGQAVQALLGLAAKTARRIADGKEEEIPLDLVKSGNLLRVKPGEKIPVDGSIVEGSSNVDESMITGEPLPVAKRSGDRVVGATINQTGAFTMKAERIGADTLLSQIVLMVADAQRSRAPIQRLADQVSGWFVPAVVLVALLTFTGWMIWGPEPRLAYAIANSVAVLIIACPCALGLATPMSIMVGVGRGAQLGILIRDAAALERAEKVNYLVTDKTGTLTEGRPAVKSVFSTDSRNDDHLLAMAAALESLSEHPLAQAIVKEAESRRLSIPEVRDFDSVTGSGIQGEIDGHLIRIGKPAWIESISSGVPDALRSASEDLQARAHTVIWIAENEDIAGFIAVADPIKEATPQAVKSLHAMGLKVVMLTGDNQATAAKVGKELGIDDVRGDLAPSDKHRIIRELRAKGAIVAMAGDGINDAPALAEADVGIAMGTGTDIAIQSAGMTLVKGDLRGISRALELSHAVMRNIRQNLFFAFFYNLAGVPIAAGVLYPLTGWLLNPMVAGAAMALSSVSVIGNALRLRNQELDKSP; translated from the coding sequence ATGGCGCTGGAACCGAAAGTCCTGGCGGATACCGATGACGAGGAAATCAATAGCGAGGCTGACAAACTGCTGAGAAAGCTGTGGATCAGCGCGCTCCTGGCGATCCCGATCTTTCTTCTCGCGATGGGAGAGATGCTGTTTCCCGGAAAGCTTCCTGTCAGCGCCACCGCATCGGCTTGGATCCAGTTCCTTCTCTCAAGCGTCGTGGTCATCTGGACCGGCGGTTTCATCTTCGCCAAGGCGTGGCGCTCGCTTCTTCATCGGAGCCTGAATATGTTCACGCTGATCGCGCTCGGCGTCGGCTCGGCCTGGCTCTATAGCACTATCGCCATTCTTTTCCCTCATCTCTTTCCGCACTCTTTGCGCCATGGCGGAACCGTCGCGGTGTATTTCGAAGCGGCGGCGGTGATCACCAGTCTGGTCATTCTCGGCCAATGGCTCGAAGCCCGTGCCCGCAGCAAAACCGGTCAGGCGGTGCAGGCTTTGCTCGGACTGGCAGCAAAAACCGCGCGTCGGATCGCCGACGGCAAGGAAGAGGAGATCCCGTTGGATCTGGTGAAATCCGGAAATCTTCTCCGTGTGAAGCCAGGCGAGAAGATCCCGGTCGACGGATCCATCGTCGAAGGTAGCAGCAACGTGGATGAATCCATGATCACCGGTGAGCCGCTTCCGGTTGCAAAACGCTCCGGGGATCGAGTCGTGGGAGCCACGATCAATCAAACCGGTGCCTTCACGATGAAAGCGGAAAGGATCGGCGCGGACACGTTGCTATCGCAGATCGTACTAATGGTCGCCGACGCCCAACGAAGCCGCGCTCCCATCCAGCGTCTGGCCGATCAGGTTTCAGGTTGGTTTGTTCCCGCCGTCGTCCTCGTCGCGCTGCTGACCTTCACCGGCTGGATGATCTGGGGACCCGAGCCGCGCCTCGCCTACGCCATCGCCAACAGCGTCGCGGTCCTGATCATCGCATGTCCCTGCGCATTGGGATTGGCAACTCCGATGTCGATCATGGTTGGTGTGGGCCGCGGAGCACAGCTCGGCATTCTCATCCGCGACGCCGCAGCTCTCGAACGCGCCGAAAAGGTCAATTACCTCGTGACCGACAAAACCGGCACGCTGACCGAGGGCCGACCCGCAGTCAAAAGCGTCTTCTCAACCGACAGCCGCAACGATGACCATCTTTTGGCGATGGCCGCCGCCCTCGAATCATTGAGCGAGCATCCGCTGGCCCAAGCCATCGTCAAAGAGGCGGAGAGCCGCCGGCTTTCCATCCCGGAGGTGCGGGATTTCGACTCCGTGACTGGATCCGGTATCCAAGGTGAAATTGACGGACATCTCATCCGAATTGGAAAACCTGCATGGATCGAAAGCATTTCATCAGGCGTTCCGGACGCCTTGAGGTCCGCTTCGGAAGATCTCCAGGCACGGGCGCACACCGTCATCTGGATCGCGGAAAATGAAGACATCGCCGGGTTCATCGCCGTGGCGGATCCGATAAAGGAAGCAACCCCGCAGGCAGTGAAGTCGCTTCACGCGATGGGCTTGAAGGTGGTGATGCTCACCGGCGACAACCAGGCCACGGCGGCGAAAGTTGGGAAGGAACTCGGGATCGACGATGTCAGGGGAGATCTGGCTCCTTCCGACAAACATCGCATCATCAGGGAACTCCGGGCGAAAGGTGCCATCGTCGCCATGGCGGGCGATGGCATCAACGATGCTCCGGCCCTCGCCGAGGCGGATGTGGGTATCGCGATGGGAACCGGAACCGACATCGCCATCCAAAGCGCCGGCATGACTCTGGTGAAAGGAGACCTGCGCGGAATATCGAGGGCGCTCGAACTCAGTCATGCCGTCATGAGAAACATCCGACAGAATCTTTTCTTCGCGTTCTTCTACAACCTTGCAGGCGTTCCGATTGCAGCGGGTGTCCTTTATCCGCTGACAGGATGGCTGCTGAATCCGATGGTCGCCGGGGCGGCAATGGCCCTGAGCAGCGTCTCGGTCATCGGTAACGCGCTCCGTCTTCGCAACCAGGAGTTGGACAAATCACCCTGA
- a CDS encoding sigma-70 family RNA polymerase sigma factor, translated as MHWIPPMGFRMWTKGTEQQSMEESDCDLMTRLGRGDDLALNVLMDRWSARIISFLYRMSGRHDTAVDLAQETFVKLYAARERYRATGNFSTYLFGIAVNLYRNHLRWLGRHPSVSLDGPGQKRGELVRSSFVSPSDQVERAETWSAVEEALRRLPVELREAISFYVYEGMTYAEIAGITKCTVKAVENRIYRARQILREELKEVRK; from the coding sequence ATGCACTGGATTCCGCCCATGGGGTTTCGGATGTGGACGAAGGGCACTGAGCAGCAATCAATGGAAGAGTCGGATTGCGATCTCATGACCAGACTAGGGCGGGGCGACGACCTCGCCTTGAATGTGCTCATGGACCGGTGGAGTGCGCGGATCATTTCTTTCCTTTATCGAATGTCCGGTCGCCATGACACGGCGGTCGACCTGGCCCAGGAGACTTTCGTCAAACTGTATGCCGCCAGGGAACGTTACCGGGCGACTGGTAATTTTAGCACCTATCTTTTCGGCATCGCAGTCAATCTGTATCGCAACCATTTGCGATGGCTCGGCAGGCACCCCTCGGTTTCCCTCGATGGTCCCGGGCAGAAAAGGGGAGAGCTCGTCCGGTCGAGTTTCGTTTCTCCGTCGGACCAAGTCGAGAGGGCGGAGACCTGGTCAGCCGTCGAAGAGGCGCTGCGGCGGCTGCCTGTCGAGTTGAGGGAGGCGATCTCGTTCTACGTCTACGAAGGGATGACCTATGCCGAAATCGCCGGAATCACCAAATGCACGGTGAAAGCCGTGGAGAACCGAATCTACCGAGCGCGCCAGATTCTCCGTGAGGAGCTCAAGGAAGTTCGAAAATAA
- a CDS encoding class I SAM-dependent methyltransferase has product MADYWSSPASEEFYVNLSHRYETLFLAYHSGIVEETVAALEAAGGGFTELIEIGSGDGKILGHFARRMEGLAGLHGIDLNPEQTAANRGIYASDPRMNFHLGDAREWIPANIRPGTAVIANGGVLEYFTRPELQELFSEIGYRTPSVIAITESIAADHDLKRESDTFPYGLELSLSHNYLSLLHDAGYEIAYVNDRHTTPQESEIVGRWLQVVAFRK; this is encoded by the coding sequence ATGGCGGATTACTGGTCCTCGCCGGCGTCGGAGGAATTTTACGTCAACCTTTCCCACCGCTATGAAACCCTCTTTCTCGCCTATCATTCGGGGATCGTGGAGGAAACCGTCGCTGCTTTGGAGGCGGCCGGAGGAGGCTTCACCGAACTCATCGAGATCGGTTCCGGGGACGGCAAGATCCTCGGACATTTCGCACGCCGGATGGAAGGTCTGGCTGGACTCCACGGGATCGACCTGAATCCCGAGCAAACGGCCGCGAACCGCGGGATCTACGCGTCCGATCCGAGGATGAATTTCCATCTGGGTGATGCCAGGGAATGGATTCCCGCCAACATTCGGCCCGGGACGGCCGTCATCGCGAACGGTGGCGTGTTGGAATATTTCACCCGTCCAGAACTTCAGGAGCTGTTTTCCGAAATCGGTTACCGCACCCCGTCCGTCATCGCCATCACCGAAAGCATCGCCGCCGACCATGACCTGAAGAGGGAAAGCGACACGTTTCCGTACGGACTCGAACTGTCGCTCTCCCACAACTACCTCTCCCTGCTCCACGATGCGGGCTATGAAATCGCCTACGTGAACGATCGGCATACGACCCCTCAGGAATCCGAGATTGTCGGACGGTGGCTGCAAGTGGTCGCATTCCGAAAATAG